A part of Lacibacter sp. H407 genomic DNA contains:
- a CDS encoding DUF4270 family protein: protein MNFLTPEMRRRSSFLFIPLFIVILISSCTKLERTTLGGDLLPGGDRLITDTMLLPVVTTNFIEIDSSYIAKGDQHILGYINDPMFGTTTAAMYFQMLPTLYPFSFPVAKDSLFLDSCVLSLAFSGGYGDTNAVSKVNVYKITDPTFKSSTLYRLTQAPNFSTADFLGSAAVTIPDIRRGYRADYKPDTIFNQLRIRLDDAFGRLLLDQDNINGAFKNDTTFKNFLNGFAVVPDSTSSGNVINYFVLNSETSRINLYYRLKTREGKDTNTVARFTFVADTIRSANANKVYRNYAGSTAQPILTANQPSSLVYVQSGPGTAVRISVPGLDTLGNKPYIIHRAELVAQQVYQGPLSIENIFVPPFLHMFSYNASNGVEPIPFDQQYYYANSFSLNLRSDTLYTIDNSYTGGGTNFIRDASNNLITEYRMNMTSYLQNIVNGRATRRDFKLSAPYFADFTGRKSSTVYINPLAYGRVQLGGGSHPTQKMYVRIYYSKQ, encoded by the coding sequence CCAGGTGGCGATCGGTTGATAACAGATACCATGCTGTTACCCGTTGTAACCACTAATTTCATAGAGATCGATTCGTCTTATATTGCAAAAGGCGATCAACATATTTTGGGTTATATCAACGACCCGATGTTTGGTACCACAACCGCAGCGATGTATTTCCAAATGCTGCCTACCTTGTACCCATTCAGTTTTCCGGTAGCCAAAGACAGTTTATTTCTTGATTCCTGTGTATTATCACTTGCTTTTTCGGGTGGTTATGGTGACACGAATGCAGTATCGAAAGTGAATGTTTACAAGATCACTGATCCTACATTTAAATCATCCACTTTATACAGGTTAACACAAGCCCCTAATTTTTCAACGGCTGATTTTCTTGGATCTGCAGCGGTTACAATTCCGGATATCAGAAGAGGATACAGAGCCGATTACAAACCTGATACGATCTTTAATCAACTGCGTATTCGCTTAGATGATGCGTTTGGCCGTTTGTTGCTCGATCAGGATAATATCAATGGCGCCTTTAAGAACGACACCACATTTAAGAATTTCCTGAATGGATTTGCAGTAGTTCCCGACTCCACAAGCAGCGGAAATGTGATCAACTACTTTGTATTAAACAGTGAAACTTCACGTATCAATTTATACTACCGTTTAAAAACGAGAGAAGGAAAGGATACCAATACAGTTGCCCGTTTCACGTTTGTAGCTGATACAATACGCAGTGCGAATGCCAATAAAGTTTACCGGAATTATGCAGGCAGCACGGCGCAACCAATTCTTACAGCCAACCAGCCTTCGAGTTTGGTGTATGTACAGAGTGGCCCCGGCACAGCAGTTCGGATATCAGTTCCCGGATTAGATACGCTTGGCAATAAACCTTACATCATTCACCGTGCGGAATTGGTTGCCCAACAGGTGTACCAAGGCCCATTGAGTATTGAAAACATATTTGTTCCTCCGTTTCTCCATATGTTCAGCTACAATGCATCGAATGGCGTAGAACCGATTCCGTTTGACCAGCAATATTATTATGCCAATTCGTTCTCATTGAATTTGCGCAGTGATACACTCTACACTATCGATAACAGTTATACAGGCGGTGGTACCAATTTTATTCGTGACGCATCCAACAATCTGATCACAGAATATAGGATGAACATGACCAGTTATTTACAGAACATTGTAAATGGACGGGCAACCCGGAGAGACTTCAAACTTTCAGCACCTTATTTTGCTGATTTTACCGGGAGAAAATCAAGCACAGTCTACATTAACCCGCTGGCTTATGGCCGGGTTCAGTTAGGTGGCGGCTCGCATCCAACTCAAAAAATGTATGTGCGTATCTATTACTCCAAGCAATAA
- the metK gene encoding methionine adenosyltransferase: MSYLFTSESVSEGHPDKVADQISDALIDNFLAFDSQSKVACETLVTTGQVVLAGEVKSKAYLDVQEIARGVIKKIGYTKSEYMFEANSCGVLSAIHEQSSDINQGVDRKKKEEQGAGDQGMMFGYATNETEHYMPLALDLAHNLLIELAAIRREKNSKMPYLRPDAKSQVTLEYDDNNQPVRIDAIVISTQHDDFDAEAKMLAKIKSDVINILIPRIKSKYKKYAKLFNSDIKYHINPTGKFVIGGPHGDTGLTGRKIIVDTYGGKGAHGGGAFSGKDPSKVDRSAAYATRHIAKNLVAAGLCSEVLVQVSYAIGVAKPTSINVNTYGTAKVDLSDGAIAKIVEGIFDMRPYFIEQRLKLRNPIYSETAAYGHMGRVPEVVEKTFKSPDGKVKKVKVELFTWEKLDYVSKVKKAFGLK; the protein is encoded by the coding sequence ATGTCTTATTTATTTACATCTGAATCAGTTTCTGAAGGACATCCTGATAAAGTTGCAGACCAGATCAGTGATGCATTAATCGACAATTTTCTTGCGTTCGACTCTCAAAGTAAAGTAGCTTGTGAAACACTTGTTACTACCGGACAGGTTGTATTGGCAGGTGAGGTAAAGTCTAAAGCTTATCTTGATGTACAGGAAATTGCCCGTGGTGTAATTAAGAAGATCGGCTATACAAAAAGCGAGTACATGTTCGAAGCAAATTCATGTGGTGTGTTGAGTGCCATTCATGAACAAAGCTCCGACATTAACCAAGGTGTTGACCGTAAGAAAAAAGAAGAGCAAGGCGCCGGCGACCAAGGGATGATGTTTGGTTATGCAACCAACGAAACAGAGCATTACATGCCATTGGCATTGGATCTTGCACATAATCTGTTGATCGAATTAGCAGCTATCCGTCGTGAGAAGAATTCAAAAATGCCTTACCTGCGTCCTGATGCAAAGAGCCAGGTAACATTGGAATATGATGATAACAACCAACCGGTTCGTATCGATGCGATCGTTATCTCTACACAGCATGATGATTTTGATGCTGAAGCAAAAATGCTTGCCAAGATCAAATCGGATGTGATCAACATCCTGATCCCACGTATCAAATCAAAATATAAGAAATACGCTAAGTTGTTCAACAGCGATATTAAATACCACATCAACCCAACAGGTAAGTTCGTAATTGGCGGACCTCATGGTGATACTGGTTTAACCGGTCGTAAGATCATTGTTGATACCTATGGCGGAAAAGGTGCTCATGGTGGCGGTGCATTCAGCGGTAAAGATCCTTCTAAAGTAGATCGTTCAGCTGCTTATGCTACCCGTCATATTGCAAAAAACTTGGTTGCTGCCGGTTTGTGTAGCGAAGTGTTGGTACAGGTTTCTTACGCAATTGGTGTTGCTAAACCAACTTCAATTAACGTAAATACTTACGGTACTGCAAAGGTTGATTTGAGCGATGGCGCAATTGCAAAGATCGTAGAAGGTATCTTCGATATGCGTCCTTACTTCATTGAGCAACGTTTGAAATTACGTAACCCGATCTACAGCGAAACTGCTGCTTACGGTCACATGGGTCGTGTACCTGAAGTGGTTGAAAAAACGTTCAAGAGCCCCGATGGTAAAGTGAAGAAAGTAAAAGTGGAACTGTTTACCTGGGAAAAATTAGATTATGTATCGAAAGTGAAAAAGGCTTTCGGTTTAAAATAA
- a CDS encoding cupin-like domain-containing protein, whose amino-acid sequence MALDLSLQVDIIDAKDLSTEDFNKKYFIPQKPLLIKGLAKEQPAGNKWTIDFFKEKCGDNIIEVFDNRNKAHEKSTSYSGDVKMKLIDFLNIIEKDEYSPYRMFVFDLYKLCPWLKDDFSCPRIFKGLLDKLGFFFMGGKDTEVRLHFDVDYNNVLLTQFYGKKKIVLIEPKYSALLYKLPFNTHSNVNLDHPDYEKHEGLAYVKGYTILQEEGDSLFMPARYWHYNVYKSGGIAVSYRKLHHNPLKNISGIISMGILMPIDKLLTKTFNDGWFDYKTRVANKNAVRAIEKFKTQTLQ is encoded by the coding sequence ATGGCATTAGATCTTTCTTTGCAGGTTGATATAATTGATGCAAAAGATTTATCAACTGAAGATTTCAATAAAAAATACTTTATTCCCCAAAAGCCGTTATTGATCAAGGGTCTTGCAAAGGAGCAGCCTGCAGGCAATAAATGGACAATCGACTTTTTCAAAGAAAAATGTGGCGATAATATTATTGAAGTGTTTGACAACAGGAATAAAGCGCACGAAAAATCAACCAGCTATTCCGGTGATGTAAAAATGAAACTGATTGATTTTCTGAACATAATTGAGAAAGATGAGTACAGTCCTTACAGAATGTTTGTCTTTGATCTCTATAAGCTATGCCCTTGGTTAAAAGATGATTTCTCATGTCCAAGGATCTTTAAAGGTTTATTAGATAAACTCGGTTTCTTTTTCATGGGAGGAAAAGATACCGAAGTAAGACTTCATTTTGATGTAGACTACAATAACGTTTTACTCACGCAATTTTATGGTAAAAAAAAGATAGTTCTGATCGAACCTAAATATTCAGCTTTGCTATACAAACTACCATTTAATACTCACTCCAACGTAAACCTCGACCATCCGGACTATGAGAAACACGAAGGGCTTGCTTATGTAAAAGGTTATACCATTTTACAGGAAGAAGGCGATAGTCTTTTTATGCCTGCCAGATATTGGCATTACAATGTTTATAAAAGTGGCGGCATTGCAGTAAGCTATCGGAAATTACATCACAATCCACTTAAAAATATATCCGGCATCATCAGCATGGGTATACTAATGCCCATTGACAAATTGCTGACCAAAACTTTCAACGACGGTTGGTTTGATTATAAAACAAGAGTAGCAAATAAAAATGCAGTAAGAGCTATTGAAAAATTCAAAACACAGACTTTACAATAG
- a CDS encoding CPBP family intramembrane glutamic endopeptidase, translating into MDDLYAWKPEFTSPVFAILCVTIFFSVYWFLSINKNIKLSFLTESPNEQRWINYVLFQKLAGAFLFGIIPGVLTLMFTPYSLYELGVQLGDINVSLIYTAVMTPLIIIMNFFAARKPESLETYPQMRIATWTKKRFLINALGWGAYLFAYEFLFRGILLIMCYNAFGFWPAVAINIALYCCTHIPKGMNETIGAFPYGILLCYITIATNSLFVSFFTHWIMSLSSDFFSVKYNPKMKFV; encoded by the coding sequence ATGGATGATCTTTATGCATGGAAACCAGAATTTACAAGTCCTGTTTTTGCGATCCTTTGTGTTACGATATTTTTTTCTGTTTATTGGTTTCTTTCAATCAATAAAAACATCAAGCTATCTTTTCTAACCGAATCACCAAATGAACAACGCTGGATCAACTATGTGTTATTTCAAAAACTGGCCGGCGCCTTCCTTTTTGGGATCATACCAGGTGTTTTGACATTGATGTTTACGCCGTATTCGCTATATGAACTTGGCGTACAATTAGGAGATATAAACGTGTCTTTGATTTATACGGCTGTAATGACTCCTTTGATAATTATTATGAATTTCTTTGCTGCAAGGAAACCTGAAAGCCTCGAAACATACCCACAGATGCGCATTGCAACCTGGACAAAGAAAAGATTTCTGATAAATGCGTTAGGATGGGGGGCTTACCTCTTTGCTTACGAATTTTTGTTCAGAGGTATTTTGCTCATTATGTGTTACAACGCTTTTGGTTTTTGGCCGGCTGTCGCTATCAATATTGCTTTATATTGTTGCACTCACATACCTAAAGGGATGAATGAAACAATTGGCGCTTTTCCGTATGGCATTCTACTTTGCTATATTACCATTGCTACAAACAGTCTTTTTGTATCTTTTTTCACGCATTGGATCATGTCTCTTTCAAGCGATTTCTTTTCTGTAAAGTATAATCCGAAAATGAAATTTGTATGA
- a CDS encoding SDR family NAD(P)-dependent oxidoreductase yields MSESVAGKIVIITGSSMGIGKALAIWLGKCGAKIIINARNETRLKEAEAELKALQIEVYSFAGDITQVPIAEALIQFALKQFGVIDILVNNAGTSMRGRIESVSADVLKRIYEINTIAPIMLTQMAIPYIKKQKGSIVFISSLAGLKGLPFISIYCSAKMGLTAIADALRIEHREDKIHVGLVYVGITAVENGKTTIGPNGEFIPLDERKGWHVASLEHVAKKIAQNIVSRKNKTIIGLSGKIYYTLVRLFPTLADLLTRKTYKKQKQLYS; encoded by the coding sequence ATGAGCGAAAGCGTTGCGGGCAAAATTGTAATTATTACCGGCTCTTCTATGGGAATAGGCAAAGCCCTTGCTATTTGGTTGGGCAAGTGTGGTGCAAAAATTATTATCAATGCACGTAATGAAACACGCCTTAAAGAAGCTGAAGCGGAATTGAAAGCTTTACAAATAGAAGTTTACTCGTTTGCCGGAGACATCACACAAGTACCAATAGCCGAAGCTCTTATTCAGTTTGCATTAAAGCAATTTGGAGTGATAGATATTTTAGTCAACAATGCAGGTACATCCATGCGGGGAAGAATAGAATCGGTATCAGCAGATGTTTTGAAACGTATTTATGAGATCAATACCATTGCGCCGATCATGCTTACTCAAATGGCCATCCCGTACATAAAAAAACAAAAAGGAAGTATTGTTTTTATTTCAAGCCTTGCCGGGTTAAAAGGCTTACCATTTATATCCATTTACTGCTCTGCAAAAATGGGGCTTACCGCAATTGCAGATGCTTTGCGAATAGAGCATCGGGAAGATAAAATTCATGTGGGGCTGGTATATGTAGGAATTACAGCAGTAGAAAACGGCAAAACAACCATAGGGCCAAATGGTGAATTTATTCCGCTGGATGAAAGAAAGGGATGGCATGTTGCCAGCCTTGAACATGTTGCAAAAAAAATAGCCCAAAACATTGTGTCACGGAAAAACAAAACTATCATCGGCTTGTCTGGAAAAATCTATTACACGCTGGTTCGTTTATTCCCAACCTTAGCAGACTTGCTAACACGAAAAACGTACAAAAAACAAAAACAGCTCTACAGTTAA
- the rlmB gene encoding 23S rRNA (guanosine(2251)-2'-O)-methyltransferase RlmB translates to MKQFRQKQQRPKKSSLVVGRIPILEALQEGKQLDRIYMQNNQHGDVAEEILKLAFKQQVPVNKVPVEKLNSFNVGDHQGFIAQLSKIRYQDLQQVIDWVVEKGDVPMFVILDGVTDIRNIGGIARTALCCGAQALIIPDKGVGALNEDAILASAGALELIAVCRVNSLMKAVDDLHLNGIRVFASEMTAAKNIYDCDFKEPCAIVMGGEEKGVFPGLMKICDETFKIPMKGDFESLNVGIATAMILYEAMKQRG, encoded by the coding sequence GTGAAACAATTCCGACAAAAACAACAACGTCCCAAAAAATCTTCCTTAGTAGTTGGTCGTATTCCTATACTGGAAGCCTTGCAGGAAGGAAAGCAACTCGATCGTATTTACATGCAGAATAACCAGCATGGCGATGTAGCAGAGGAGATCCTGAAGCTTGCGTTTAAACAGCAGGTGCCGGTGAATAAAGTGCCTGTTGAAAAACTAAACAGCTTTAACGTAGGCGATCATCAGGGATTTATTGCACAACTTTCGAAGATCCGTTATCAGGATTTACAACAAGTGATTGATTGGGTTGTAGAGAAAGGTGATGTGCCAATGTTTGTTATCCTTGATGGAGTAACTGATATCCGGAATATTGGGGGCATCGCCCGTACTGCTTTATGCTGTGGTGCACAAGCCCTCATCATTCCCGATAAAGGAGTAGGGGCATTGAACGAAGATGCCATTCTTGCGAGCGCAGGCGCATTGGAATTAATTGCTGTTTGCAGAGTAAACAGTTTAATGAAAGCCGTGGATGATCTGCACCTGAATGGCATTCGTGTGTTTGCGAGTGAAATGACAGCGGCAAAAAATATTTATGATTGCGATTTTAAAGAACCTTGTGCCATTGTAATGGGAGGCGAAGAGAAAGGCGTTTTTCCCGGCTTGATGAAGATATGTGATGAAACTTTCAAAATCCCGATGAAAGGAGATTTTGAAAGTTTGAATGTAGGTATAGCAACGGCCATGATCTTGTACGAAGCAATGAAGCAACGAGGTTAA
- a CDS encoding NAD-dependent epimerase/dehydratase family protein, with product MRILITGATGLLGSNLVRLLLHRGYSVGVFIQTRSYTKTLTDLPIKKHFGDVLDKESLEAAVQEYDVVIHAAAITDYWPSRSKKIWEVNIEGTRNVVSAVKKFNLKRLIYVGSGSSLNAPGTDQYKKYKLPFTGAKYGLDYIDSKYIALQLVLNEAKQEGLPALAILPTFMIGPYDSLPSSGKLILALAKRKLKFYTGGGRNFVHVRDVATAIANSIEMGRTGKYYVTGNENLTYQDFFEKVTTVIGVSAPPYKVPDNIIKFVGLIGSMRGELFGKKPIITYPTSKIACDKLYISSKEAVEELDMPQTSVETAIKECFDWMSNNPHLIQSTAI from the coding sequence ATGCGAATACTTATTACCGGTGCAACAGGTTTGCTTGGAAGTAACCTTGTTCGTTTATTACTTCATCGTGGCTATTCCGTTGGTGTTTTTATTCAAACAAGGTCGTACACAAAAACATTGACAGACTTGCCGATAAAAAAACATTTTGGTGATGTACTCGATAAAGAATCACTCGAAGCAGCCGTGCAGGAATACGACGTTGTGATACATGCTGCAGCAATAACCGACTACTGGCCTTCACGTTCTAAGAAAATCTGGGAGGTAAATATTGAAGGAACCAGAAATGTAGTAAGTGCCGTGAAAAAATTTAATTTAAAACGACTTATCTATGTTGGTTCAGGTAGTTCACTTAACGCACCGGGTACCGACCAGTATAAAAAGTATAAACTACCTTTTACTGGCGCAAAATACGGACTGGATTATATTGATTCAAAGTATATTGCTTTGCAACTTGTACTGAATGAAGCGAAGCAAGAAGGATTACCGGCATTGGCCATTTTGCCCACCTTTATGATTGGACCATATGATTCATTGCCAAGTTCCGGAAAACTGATTCTTGCATTGGCAAAACGAAAGTTGAAATTTTACACGGGGGGTGGCCGCAATTTTGTTCATGTAAGAGATGTTGCAACGGCTATTGCTAACAGTATTGAAATGGGACGCACCGGGAAATATTATGTAACCGGCAACGAAAACCTTACTTATCAGGATTTTTTTGAAAAAGTAACAACCGTCATTGGTGTGTCTGCACCTCCTTATAAAGTACCTGACAATATTATCAAATTCGTAGGATTGATTGGAAGTATGCGAGGAGAATTGTTCGGTAAAAAACCGATCATAACATACCCAACCTCAAAAATAGCTTGTGATAAACTTTACATCAGCAGTAAAGAAGCAGTTGAAGAACTGGATATGCCGCAAACATCGGTTGAAACGGCTATCAAAGAATGCTTTGACTGGATGAGTAATAATCCGCATCTTATACAATCTACAGCGATATGA
- a CDS encoding TonB-dependent receptor — translation MRLQHLFLLSILYFKAEVKAQVQTPTQTIRGRVVDAESQSPVKAATVTVEGTAFSGITDTAGYFVLPSIPVGRQRVQVSYVGFQTYVSDYFILNSAKETDLQITLVEEKKSLGQITVTGTRNPKQPVNKYALVSGRSFSAEETQRIPASANDPGRMAMTFPGVQPSRDSRNDIIIRGNNPVGMNWRLEGLDIPNPNHFARRGSSGGGITIFSLSVLDNSDFYSGALAAEYGDVLSGAFDVHFRKGNQQKAEHTFKAGMIGLEFSTEGPIQKGRSSYLVNYRYSFLDILNAFGINLVDERERNKFQDISFNLAFNNKKNTVQTNIWGIGGYSKENFLAVEDTADWKQYDDYAVYQNSTLMGAFGIAQTIKLNTKSFVKTSIAVMGQQIKWVDDTLTKQRVATKVNDELYNNNRVSATVSFNHKVNTVVNFKAGMYASLLDYKFNKGEWNYSNNSFKPNVIMGEGNSWLLQPYLQFGIKPNSRILINPGVHTMYFALNKQFVVDPRLSMQYRFSAKTNLTAAYGLHSKLLPLGSYFYQSGTSFPNKDLKMMRSHHYILAFDQLLGKRWRFHVEAYRQQLFQIPVVDNVNRTYWILNEMEGYANEALVSKGKGTNTGVDVSLEKFFSKGLFMIASFSVFDSKFIPLDGKSYNTRFNSRTSASWVGTKEWRLKKNKVLQVGWKMLYNGGVPLSPLAAVQNGSTRQPLLDESRPFTEFVRPYWRSDGRISLRKDKKNISWQLALDVQNLFAQENVDGLSRRYDPTTNQWTFKQQSGIVPILSYQIDF, via the coding sequence CGTGGCCGTGTAGTAGATGCTGAATCACAATCACCTGTTAAGGCAGCTACAGTTACGGTTGAAGGCACCGCATTTTCAGGCATCACGGATACTGCCGGGTATTTTGTACTGCCATCTATTCCTGTTGGACGGCAACGTGTACAGGTAAGTTATGTCGGCTTTCAAACCTACGTATCTGATTATTTTATTCTGAATTCGGCGAAAGAAACTGATTTGCAGATCACTTTAGTAGAAGAAAAGAAAAGCCTGGGGCAGATAACGGTTACGGGTACCCGCAATCCGAAACAACCGGTCAATAAATATGCATTGGTCAGCGGACGTTCCTTCTCCGCCGAAGAAACACAACGCATTCCGGCAAGTGCCAATGATCCGGGTCGTATGGCGATGACGTTCCCGGGTGTACAGCCAAGCAGAGACAGCCGCAACGATATTATCATTCGTGGTAACAACCCCGTTGGTATGAACTGGCGATTGGAAGGACTGGATATTCCTAATCCGAATCACTTTGCCCGAAGAGGCAGCAGCGGCGGTGGTATTACGATTTTCAGTTTAAGTGTATTGGATAATTCAGATTTTTATTCTGGTGCATTGGCGGCTGAATATGGTGATGTATTAAGCGGTGCATTTGATGTACACTTCCGCAAAGGCAACCAGCAAAAAGCAGAACACACCTTTAAAGCCGGGATGATCGGATTGGAGTTTTCAACTGAAGGGCCTATTCAAAAAGGTAGAAGCTCCTACCTGGTAAATTATCGCTATTCATTTCTTGATATCTTAAATGCCTTTGGTATAAATCTCGTTGATGAACGTGAGCGGAATAAGTTTCAGGATATTTCGTTCAACCTTGCTTTCAACAATAAGAAGAATACGGTGCAAACAAATATCTGGGGAATCGGTGGTTACAGTAAAGAAAATTTTCTTGCGGTAGAAGATACTGCTGATTGGAAGCAGTATGATGATTATGCAGTGTACCAAAACAGTACATTGATGGGTGCGTTTGGTATTGCACAAACGATCAAGCTCAATACAAAATCGTTTGTCAAAACATCCATAGCCGTAATGGGTCAGCAGATCAAGTGGGTGGATGATACACTTACCAAACAACGTGTGGCAACGAAAGTAAATGATGAGTTGTATAATAACAACCGGGTTTCAGCAACTGTTTCATTCAATCACAAAGTAAATACCGTTGTAAATTTTAAAGCAGGTATGTATGCAAGTCTGCTGGATTATAAGTTTAATAAAGGAGAATGGAATTATTCAAACAATTCGTTTAAGCCGAATGTGATCATGGGTGAAGGAAATAGCTGGTTGCTGCAACCATACTTGCAGTTTGGAATAAAACCCAACAGCCGTATTTTGATCAACCCCGGTGTACACACCATGTACTTTGCATTGAATAAACAGTTTGTTGTTGACCCCCGGCTTTCAATGCAATATCGATTCTCTGCAAAAACAAATCTTACTGCAGCCTATGGCCTGCATAGTAAACTGTTGCCACTGGGCTCCTATTTTTATCAGTCAGGTACGTCATTCCCAAACAAGGACCTGAAGATGATGCGATCACATCACTACATTCTGGCATTTGATCAATTACTTGGAAAAAGATGGCGCTTTCATGTAGAAGCCTATCGTCAGCAATTATTCCAGATACCTGTTGTTGACAATGTGAACCGGACATACTGGATACTGAATGAAATGGAAGGTTATGCCAATGAAGCCTTGGTGAGTAAAGGAAAAGGAACCAACACAGGTGTTGATGTATCGTTGGAAAAATTCTTTTCGAAAGGTTTGTTCATGATCGCATCATTCTCTGTGTTTGATTCAAAATTTATTCCGTTGGATGGAAAATCCTATAATACCAGATTTAATTCACGTACAAGTGCATCGTGGGTGGGCACAAAAGAATGGAGATTAAAAAAGAATAAAGTGTTGCAGGTTGGTTGGAAGATGCTCTACAATGGAGGTGTGCCCCTCTCTCCTCTTGCTGCTGTGCAAAATGGAAGTACAAGACAACCATTGTTGGATGAATCAAGGCCGTTCACAGAGTTTGTCCGTCCCTACTGGCGCAGCGATGGACGTATTTCGTTGCGGAAAGATAAAAAGAACATCAGTTGGCAACTGGCGTTGGATGTGCAGAATTTATTTGCGCAGGAAAATGTTGACGGGCTAAGCAGAAGGTATGATCCTACAACCAATCAATGGACATTTAAACAGCAATCAGGTATTGTTCCGATACTCAGTTATCAGATCGATTTTTAA